A single window of Candidatus Woesearchaeota archaeon DNA harbors:
- a CDS encoding minichromosome maintenance protein MCM has translation MSIIDSKSLVKKFHKFFEEYKKKEIKQAINEDLNVIKLSFSEISEFDFELGDKILANPQEAISIIEETLKQFYEDEDTTKFLKVRFTSLPITEQLMIRDIRSEHLGKLVMLEGLVRRKTDVRPRLQYLEYLCTNPSCNFSESKLKIPQLEDKARTLKTCPKCKSSVELVNKVLLDSQNLILEEIPEQLDNSSDQPKRINVLLQDDLVSPFKDSKTNPGSRVYVIGLVKEIPIATRTGAESINYDLIVEGNHIDLTEDDYSEIKISKEEEKEIKELAAKDDVMEILVKNTAPSIYGNNRIKEAVLLQVFGGCGGTKGDGVKTRGNIHMLLLGDPGAAKSQLLKAASKIAPKSMFVSGKSASAAGLTATVMKDELTKGWALEAGAMVLANGGLCAIDELDKMSDEDTSAMHEALEQQTISIAKANIRATLRCETTVLGAANPKYGRFDPYGDIMKQIDFPPALVSRFDLIFIIRDIPDKKRDDLIADHILNSHRDTSKTIPDISTDFLKKYVAFTKKIKPVLTQEAIDKIRNYYVAIRNATGEDDNGVKSVPITARQLEAIVRLAEAYAKIKLDKKVRGEHAQLAIDLLMYCLEKIGIDPRTGQLDIDKITSGVTASTRNIHKIIIQIIEKLETEKPEIMLEDILEEATKVNITKPEVQKMLDKLKQDGIIFEPRKNTFKKLP, from the coding sequence ATGAGCATCATAGATAGCAAATCTCTTGTAAAAAAATTTCACAAATTCTTTGAAGAATATAAAAAAAAGGAGATAAAACAAGCAATCAATGAAGATTTAAATGTAATTAAGCTTAGTTTTTCAGAAATTTCAGAATTTGATTTCGAATTAGGGGATAAAATTCTTGCAAATCCACAAGAAGCTATCTCAATCATAGAAGAAACTCTAAAACAATTCTATGAAGATGAGGATACAACAAAATTTCTAAAAGTAAGATTCACATCACTTCCAATAACTGAACAACTAATGATTAGAGATATCAGAAGTGAGCACTTAGGAAAACTAGTAATGCTCGAAGGTCTCGTTAGAAGAAAAACTGATGTAAGACCAAGACTACAATATTTAGAATACCTATGTACAAATCCTTCCTGTAATTTTTCTGAAAGTAAACTAAAAATTCCTCAATTAGAAGATAAAGCAAGAACTCTAAAAACTTGCCCAAAATGTAAATCTAGTGTTGAATTAGTAAATAAAGTACTTTTAGATTCACAAAACTTAATTCTAGAAGAGATTCCAGAACAATTAGACAATTCATCAGACCAACCAAAAAGAATCAATGTACTACTTCAAGACGACCTTGTAAGTCCATTTAAAGATTCCAAGACAAACCCTGGTTCAAGAGTATATGTAATAGGACTTGTAAAAGAAATTCCTATTGCAACAAGAACTGGAGCTGAAAGTATCAATTACGATTTAATAGTAGAAGGAAACCATATTGATTTAACAGAAGACGATTACAGTGAGATTAAAATTTCAAAAGAAGAAGAAAAAGAAATCAAAGAACTTGCTGCAAAAGATGATGTTATGGAAATTTTAGTAAAAAATACTGCTCCATCCATTTATGGTAATAATAGAATCAAAGAAGCAGTACTGCTTCAAGTCTTTGGAGGATGTGGAGGAACAAAAGGAGATGGAGTTAAAACTAGAGGAAATATTCATATGCTTCTACTAGGAGATCCAGGTGCTGCAAAATCTCAACTACTAAAAGCAGCTTCAAAAATTGCACCTAAATCAATGTTTGTTTCAGGAAAATCAGCATCAGCAGCAGGACTTACTGCAACCGTTATGAAAGATGAACTAACAAAAGGTTGGGCTCTAGAAGCAGGTGCAATGGTACTTGCAAATGGTGGATTATGCGCTATTGATGAATTAGATAAAATGAGTGATGAAGATACTTCAGCAATGCACGAAGCACTAGAACAACAAACAATTAGTATCGCAAAAGCAAACATTAGAGCAACTCTAAGATGTGAGACTACAGTACTTGGAGCAGCAAATCCAAAGTATGGAAGATTCGACCCATATGGAGACATCATGAAACAAATTGACTTCCCACCTGCTTTAGTTTCAAGATTTGATTTAATATTTATCATAAGAGATATTCCTGATAAAAAAAGAGATGACTTAATTGCAGACCATATTCTTAATAGTCATAGAGACACATCAAAAACTATTCCAGATATCTCTACTGACTTCCTGAAAAAATATGTAGCATTCACAAAAAAAATCAAACCAGTCTTAACACAAGAAGCAATTGATAAAATCAGAAATTATTATGTTGCAATAAGAAACGCTACAGGAGAAGATGATAATGGTGTAAAATCTGTACCAATTACAGCAAGGCAACTAGAAGCAATCGTAAGACTAGCTGAAGCTTACGCAAAAATCAAACTAGACAAAAAAGTTAGAGGAGAACATGCTCAACTTGCAATCGATTTACTAATGTATTGTTTAGAAAAAATTGGAATCGACCCAAGAACAGGACAACTAGATATTGACAAAATTACTTCAGGAGTAACTGCATCAACAAGAAATATTCACAAGATAATAATTCAAATAATTGAAAAATTAGAAACAGAAAAACCTGAAATCATGCTTGAAGATATCCTAGAAGAAGCAACAAAAGTAAATATTACAAAACCTGAAGTTCAAAAAATGCTCGATAAACTAAAACAAGATGGAATAATATTTGAACCAAGGAAAAACACATTTAAAAAATTACCATAA
- a CDS encoding HxsD-like protein, producing MSRVEFKDNFAFVYLNKEIYSKAAILSSLDVYKDFSDYILFENTKDNILKISAKGVDFTLKEVVNEFSNYLIGEEYSEISKNGL from the coding sequence ATGAGTAGAGTCGAGTTTAAAGATAATTTTGCATTTGTTTATTTGAATAAAGAGATTTATTCTAAGGCGGCAATTTTAAGCTCACTTGATGTTTATAAAGATTTTAGTGATTATATATTGTTTGAGAATACAAAAGATAATATTTTAAAGATTTCAGCTAAAGGGGTTGATTTTACTTTAAAGGAAGTAGTAAATGAGTTTTCAAATTATTTGATTGGGGAAGAGTATTCAGAAATTTCAAAAAATGGATTATAA
- a CDS encoding DUF2892 domain-containing protein, translating to MYNKNIGRTEMFLRVVIALILFIVGYYYATPYYAFVAYLFGIIFLITGFIGFCPFFSFLGYSSKGKGIDKITKRDIERAVRENAVNFEAKAATKKKAPAKKTVAEKKPTKVVAKKAPAKKAAVKKAPAKKAPVKKAAVKKAPAKKASPKKTTSKKK from the coding sequence ATGTATAATAAAAATATAGGAAGAACTGAGATGTTTTTAAGGGTAGTGATTGCTTTAATATTATTTATTGTTGGTTACTATTATGCAACACCGTATTATGCTTTTGTTGCATATTTGTTTGGTATAATTTTTTTGATTACTGGATTTATTGGGTTTTGTCCGTTTTTTAGTTTTCTTGGATATTCTTCTAAAGGTAAAGGTATTGATAAAATTACTAAAAGGGATATTGAAAGGGCAGTTAGAGAGAATGCAGTAAATTTTGAAGCTAAAGCTGCTACAAAGAAGAAAGCTCCTGCTAAAAAAACAGTTGCTGAGAAAAAACCTACTAAGGTAGTTGCAAAAAAAGCTCCAGCTAAAAAGGCTGCAGTGAAGAAGGCTCCAGCAAAGAAGGCGCCAGTTAAGAAAGCCGCAGTGAAAAAGGCTCCAGCTAAGAAAGCTTCTCCTAAGAAAACAACTTCTAAGAAGAAGTAA
- a CDS encoding rhomboid family intramembrane serine protease — translation MVEYVSIDDVEKKVSVKDNIKSSMNISYILPLISINVLLFVLGEIYPFIFENLVLVPALIFSKPWTLLTTVFMHASISHLLYNMIALFFFGAFLERRIGPKKFISMYLIIGVLVSFIAIFFYAPNSILLGASGAIMGVIGALIVLNPQAKVLLYFIIPMKLWVLGILWFALDFFGLFYDTGVANFAHMIGMFFGLAYGLYLHKKRNKYFKKFKMKKEVKADDTKDYIKQVK, via the coding sequence ATGGTCGAGTATGTTAGTATTGATGATGTTGAAAAAAAGGTTTCTGTAAAAGATAATATTAAATCTTCTATGAATATAAGTTATATCTTACCTTTGATTTCTATTAATGTTTTATTGTTTGTTTTAGGTGAGATTTATCCTTTTATTTTTGAGAATTTAGTTTTGGTTCCAGCGCTTATTTTTTCAAAGCCATGGACACTTTTAACTACTGTTTTCATGCATGCAAGTATTTCTCATCTTTTGTATAATATGATTGCTCTTTTCTTTTTTGGAGCTTTTCTTGAAAGGAGGATTGGTCCTAAAAAATTTATTTCAATGTATTTGATTATTGGTGTTTTAGTATCTTTTATTGCAATTTTTTTTTATGCTCCAAATTCAATACTTTTAGGAGCATCTGGAGCGATAATGGGTGTTATTGGAGCATTGATTGTTCTTAATCCGCAAGCTAAAGTATTACTTTATTTTATAATTCCTATGAAATTATGGGTTTTAGGTATTTTATGGTTTGCTCTTGATTTTTTTGGATTATTTTATGATACTGGAGTTGCAAATTTTGCACATATGATTGGAATGTTTTTTGGTTTGGCTTATGGTCTTTATTTGCATAAAAAAAGGAACAAATATTTTAAAAAATTTAAGATGAAAAAAGAAGTTAAAGCTGATGATACTAAAGATTATATTAAACAAGTTAAATGA
- a CDS encoding helix-turn-helix domain-containing protein gives AFQKIKIIKISDKINKNEDLTLKQKEILETAHMLGYFSYPRKISLTELAKHLKVSKATLSENLRISENKIISNYFLEK, from the coding sequence GCATTTCAAAAAATAAAAATAATTAAAATTTCAGATAAAATAAATAAAAATGAAGATTTAACATTAAAACAAAAAGAAATTTTAGAAACAGCTCATATGCTAGGTTATTTTTCATACCCTCGAAAAATTTCTTTAACAGAACTTGCAAAACATCTTAAAGTCTCAAAAGCAACACTTTCAGAAAATTTAAGAATCTCTGAAAACAAAATCATATCTAATTATTTTTTAGAAAAATAG
- a CDS encoding TraB/GumN family protein — MIKIVDRIVLIGTSHVAENSIKEIEDTITKYAPEVVALELDTPRFRALMSEGDDKKKAKKSYSAISELGAFGYVFARVAGYVQKKVGTKLGVDPGVDMKGAYIFARDNKIPVALIDINIKVTLKKMSKLSFFKKLSLFGSIMRPAKKEEKDLLDFDLKSVPDEDVVIKMIEVLEKRTPDLYKILIDDRNKYMAKKLMTLKDKHEGIIIAVMGAGHVEGISKILNENLFKNSSSQISYSYVVDSDNI; from the coding sequence ATGATAAAAATTGTCGATAGAATTGTTTTGATAGGAACTTCGCATGTGGCAGAGAATTCTATTAAAGAGATAGAAGATACAATTACTAAATATGCTCCTGAAGTTGTAGCTTTGGAGCTTGATACCCCTAGGTTTAGAGCTTTGATGAGTGAAGGAGATGATAAGAAAAAGGCTAAGAAGAGCTATAGCGCTATTTCTGAGTTAGGTGCTTTTGGTTATGTTTTTGCAAGAGTTGCTGGTTATGTTCAAAAAAAAGTTGGAACAAAGCTTGGAGTTGATCCTGGTGTTGATATGAAGGGAGCTTATATTTTTGCAAGAGATAATAAAATTCCTGTTGCTTTAATAGATATTAATATTAAAGTTACTCTGAAAAAAATGTCTAAACTTTCTTTTTTCAAAAAATTATCTTTATTTGGAAGTATTATGAGACCTGCAAAAAAAGAAGAGAAGGATTTACTTGATTTTGATTTGAAAAGTGTTCCTGATGAAGATGTAGTTATTAAAATGATTGAAGTTTTAGAGAAGAGAACTCCGGATCTATACAAAATTTTAATTGATGATAGAAATAAATATATGGCTAAAAAATTAATGACACTAAAAGATAAACATGAAGGAATAATTATTGCTGTTATGGGAGCGGGTCATGTTGAAGGAATTTCGAAGATTTTAAATGAGAATCTTTTCAAAAATTCTAGTTCTCAAATTAGTTATTCTTATGTTGTTGATTCCGATAATATTTAA
- the rpl44e gene encoding 50S ribosomal protein L44e (protein component of the ribosomal E (exit) site that binds newly deacylated tRNAs after peptide bond formation; contains a zinc finger motif): MKIPKEIKRYCPKCKIHTTQKVKNEKNRGKNKTHPLTRFSKTRMLLRGLVGGMGNDNKLSKGAQGGWKRFNKKHSKKTDLRYACTVCKKTNLSSSSGTRTKKVQIE; the protein is encoded by the coding sequence ATGAAAATACCAAAAGAAATTAAAAGATATTGTCCAAAGTGTAAAATCCATACTACACAAAAGGTAAAAAACGAAAAAAATAGAGGAAAAAACAAAACACATCCTCTAACTAGATTCTCCAAAACTAGAATGCTTCTAAGAGGTTTAGTTGGTGGAATGGGTAATGATAATAAATTATCTAAAGGTGCACAAGGTGGTTGGAAGAGATTCAATAAGAAACACTCCAAAAAAACTGATTTAAGATACGCATGTACTGTATGTAAAAAGACTAACCTTTCCTCAAGCTCAGGAACTAGAACTAAAAAAGTTCAAATCGAATAA
- a CDS encoding ribosome biogenesis/translation initiation ATPase RLI, translating into MVRLAIVEKEKCKPDLCGWLCEKKCPVNMTDSNCIYEGPTGKAAIDEILCTGCGICPKICPFHALTIINLPSALDKPPINQYGKNGFRIFDLPIIQEDSITGIIGRNGIGKSTVINTLANTIKANFGDIENLIENDEDYFKKLKTIFKGTVLQNYFEKLEKKEIKVAYKPQQIISIPQMFKGEVRTLFKKITKNEKLIEEIATRLNIIKILDRDISVLSGGELQRVAIEAALLKEGANFFVFDEITNYLDIYERLNSSRLIKESVEGKTALLVEHDLVVLDYLVDYIHIMYGQPSAYGTLTGIKSAKAGINSYLEGFSKEENVRFRDKPITFEKESVTESKRIDLLAAWEKNKVEVGTFKLNVESGDIKKGEVMGIIGRNALGKSTFVKNLVDNGLGDEIVISYKPQLIPLNNNLVSEELCQFPNYTDTFYQVYVLEPLSIEPLIEKKISSLSGGELQRYAIARCLIEDANLYLLDEPTAFLDIEDRLKIAKMIKNFISLKTKSAFIIDHDLVFMDYLSDKLIVFQGDPSIQGNALTPLSMRDGMNLFLKDLNLTFRRDDANKRPRVNKSGSVKDQEQKKIGEYYYA; encoded by the coding sequence ATGGTAAGACTTGCAATTGTAGAAAAGGAAAAATGTAAACCAGACCTTTGTGGTTGGCTCTGTGAAAAAAAATGTCCTGTGAATATGACTGACTCTAATTGTATTTATGAAGGTCCAACAGGAAAAGCAGCAATTGACGAAATACTTTGTACGGGATGTGGAATTTGTCCAAAAATTTGTCCATTTCATGCCCTAACAATCATTAATCTTCCATCTGCTCTAGACAAACCACCAATTAATCAATATGGTAAAAATGGATTTAGAATCTTTGACCTACCTATTATTCAAGAAGATTCAATTACAGGAATCATAGGAAGAAATGGTATAGGAAAATCAACAGTAATCAATACTCTTGCAAATACAATAAAAGCAAACTTTGGAGATATAGAAAATCTCATCGAAAATGATGAAGATTATTTTAAAAAATTAAAAACTATATTTAAAGGAACTGTCTTACAAAATTATTTTGAAAAATTAGAAAAAAAAGAAATAAAAGTAGCATACAAACCACAACAAATAATTAGTATTCCTCAAATGTTCAAAGGAGAAGTTAGAACTCTCTTTAAAAAAATAACAAAAAATGAAAAATTAATTGAAGAAATTGCTACAAGATTAAATATTATAAAAATTCTTGACAGAGACATATCCGTTCTATCTGGCGGAGAACTTCAAAGAGTAGCAATTGAAGCTGCACTTCTAAAAGAAGGAGCAAATTTTTTCGTATTTGATGAAATTACAAATTATTTAGACATATACGAAAGATTAAACTCTTCAAGATTAATCAAGGAATCTGTTGAAGGAAAAACTGCACTTCTAGTAGAACACGACTTAGTAGTTTTAGATTATCTAGTAGATTACATCCATATCATGTATGGACAACCTAGCGCATATGGAACACTTACAGGAATCAAATCTGCAAAAGCAGGTATAAATTCATATCTTGAAGGATTCTCAAAAGAAGAAAATGTAAGATTCAGAGACAAACCAATAACATTTGAAAAAGAATCTGTAACTGAATCTAAAAGAATTGACTTACTTGCAGCTTGGGAAAAAAATAAAGTTGAAGTAGGAACTTTTAAATTAAATGTTGAAAGTGGAGATATAAAAAAAGGAGAAGTTATGGGAATCATTGGAAGAAATGCTCTAGGAAAATCAACATTTGTTAAAAATCTTGTTGATAATGGTCTTGGTGATGAAATAGTTATATCATACAAACCTCAACTAATCCCATTAAATAACAATCTAGTTTCAGAAGAACTATGTCAATTTCCAAACTACACAGATACATTCTACCAAGTATATGTTCTAGAACCTTTAAGTATTGAACCACTAATTGAAAAAAAAATATCTTCATTATCTGGAGGAGAACTTCAAAGGTATGCAATTGCAAGATGTCTTATTGAAGATGCAAACCTTTACTTATTAGATGAACCTACAGCATTTTTAGACATAGAAGATAGACTAAAAATTGCTAAAATGATTAAAAATTTCATATCTTTAAAAACAAAAAGTGCATTCATTATTGATCATGATTTAGTATTCATGGATTACCTTTCAGACAAACTAATTGTATTCCAAGGAGACCCAAGTATTCAAGGTAATGCACTAACTCCTCTATCAATGAGAGATGGAATGAATCTATTCCTGAAAGATTTAAACCTAACATTTAGAAGAGATGACGCAAATAAAAGACCAAGAGTAAATAAATCTGGCTCAGTTAAAGATCAAGAACAAAAAAAAATCGGCGAATATTATTACGCATGA